The Deinococcus depolymerans genome includes a region encoding these proteins:
- a CDS encoding phosphoribosylanthranilate isomerase, which yields MTVRVKVCGTTSVRDAVLSAEAGVDALGFIFAPVSRRLVTPQVAREAGLNVGPVVARIGVFLGQGLDEVLRTAEAARVSAVQLHGPLSSLYVRQVAAYYPVLRVVRPADLAAEADMWRDEPGVTLMLDAPEPGGGVPLDWAALRDVFPRGAWLAGGLGPANVAAAIQALRPAAVDAVSRLEARAGVKDGQLVSDFVRAVRSL from the coding sequence GTGACGGTGCGGGTGAAGGTGTGCGGCACGACCAGCGTGCGCGACGCGGTCCTGAGTGCCGAGGCCGGGGTGGACGCGCTGGGCTTCATCTTCGCGCCGGTCAGCAGGCGGCTGGTGACGCCGCAGGTGGCGCGCGAGGCGGGCCTGAACGTGGGGCCGGTCGTGGCACGCATCGGCGTCTTTCTGGGCCAGGGGCTGGACGAGGTGCTGCGCACCGCGGAGGCCGCGCGCGTCAGTGCCGTGCAGCTTCACGGGCCTTTGTCAAGTCTTTACGTGAGGCAGGTCGCCGCGTATTATCCCGTTCTGCGTGTCGTGCGCCCCGCCGATCTGGCGGCGGAGGCCGACATGTGGAGGGACGAACCCGGCGTGACCCTGATGCTGGACGCCCCGGAACCGGGCGGTGGTGTGCCGCTCGACTGGGCGGCGCTACGCGACGTGTTCCCGCGCGGGGCGTGGCTGGCCGGTGGGCTCGGCCCGGCGAACGTGGCGGCGGCCATTCAGGCCCTGAGGCCAGCCGCGGTCGACGCGGTCAGTCGGCTGGAAGCCAGGGCCGGCGTGAAGGACGGGCAGCTGGTGAGTGACTTCGTCCGTGCAGTCCGGTCCCTGTAA
- a CDS encoding metalloenzyme domain protein, producing MRGIVWLALDGVGHPHDAPPGSVWEQDLPALRPLVDAGRCLDATLGVPGLPQSGTGQACWLTGTDAVALMGEHFGPQPGPTLQRLLAAQSLPVRLARAGGRAALVNHYVPAYFEAAAAGGRNRMGCFPFSFRAAGWPLNPPGVPLVGATLGLGYARPWPEEGSPERWGQLGAALADAVAGHDLIAADLWFGDLLGHAGAQPVPPDALTAGRTYLRRVDALLAGLLDAGARVVVSSDHGNLEDLGVKGHTRARVPFAGSGVNLGSPVNVVEAGRVLAGWFGLP from the coding sequence ATGAGGGGAATCGTGTGGCTGGCGCTGGACGGCGTGGGGCACCCGCATGACGCGCCGCCGGGCAGCGTGTGGGAGCAGGACCTCCCGGCGCTGCGGCCGCTGGTGGACGCGGGCCGGTGTCTGGACGCGACGCTGGGCGTGCCGGGCCTGCCGCAGTCCGGGACGGGGCAGGCCTGCTGGTTGACCGGGACGGACGCCGTGGCCCTGATGGGTGAGCATTTCGGGCCGCAGCCGGGGCCGACGCTGCAACGCCTGCTGGCTGCGCAGAGCCTGCCGGTGCGGCTGGCGCGGGCGGGCGGCCGGGCAGCGCTGGTGAACCATTACGTTCCGGCTTACTTCGAGGCGGCGGCGGCAGGGGGCCGGAACCGCATGGGGTGCTTTCCGTTCTCGTTCCGCGCGGCGGGGTGGCCGCTGAACCCGCCGGGCGTGCCGCTGGTGGGCGCGACGCTGGGCCTGGGGTACGCGCGTCCCTGGCCGGAGGAAGGCAGCCCTGAACGCTGGGGGCAGCTGGGCGCGGCCCTGGCGGACGCCGTAGCCGGGCATGACCTGATCGCGGCGGACCTGTGGTTCGGGGACCTGCTGGGGCACGCGGGCGCGCAGCCGGTCCCGCCGGACGCGCTGACGGCGGGCCGCACGTACCTGCGCCGGGTGGACGCCCTGCTGGCCGGACTGCTGGACGCGGGGGCGCGGGTGGTGGTCAGCAGCGATCACGGGAACCTGGAGGACCTGGGCGTGAAGGGCCACACGCGGGCGCGCGTGCCGTTCGCGGGGTCCGGCGTGAACCTGGGGTCGCCCGTGAACGTGGTGGAGGCCGGGCGGGTGCTGGCCGGCTGGTTCGGCCTGCCGTGA
- a CDS encoding DUF4132 domain-containing protein has translation MTPELNPGEAWSDAVLARLDALPPERREPWPALMAFARTATAGKPTAKWLRDAGAHVKAVGAAPFREVLTDALPLLSRPRTFRLNPGQYGGDPNLLLDEFNALSLKGLLWMVPLAADDALTRAVAGVAEAALRKVPGVGPRAPKIANAAVYALSRTESGAALSALARLNTTVTFKGTLKEVRKALDVVAARLNVTPDELLELGTPTLGLGVVGERVEVLGDVQVRLSVDARGAHLEFSRAGKPLKSVPAAVKKDFAEDLKELKAAQKEAEQVTAALAQRLDALMIEPRTWVGAAWLERYLNHPLAGTVARRLIWLVDGLPALWAEGDLRDVQGEPVAVALTSVVALWHPIGRNVDEVLAWRARLEALDVRQPFKQAWREVYVLTDAERRTGTYSNRFAGHILRQHQFHALAALRGWRNRLRLMVDDSYPPAMRDLPAYGLRAEYWIEGVGEDYGTDSTESGAYLRLTTDQVRFYPLAAPENHAHAGGGGYSMWVNQAQQPLNPLPLADIPPLVLSEVLRDVDLFVGVASVGNDPTWQDGGPGGRFREYWQSYSFGELNETARTRAAYLERLIPRLKIRDRLSLDGRFLRVQGDRRAYRIHLGSSNILMEPNDQYLCIIPGGKGSGPDVDFDGDRVLSLVLSKAFLLADDTAITDPVILNQLAR, from the coding sequence TTGACGCCGGAACTGAATCCCGGTGAGGCGTGGTCGGATGCGGTGCTGGCTCGCCTGGACGCCCTGCCCCCGGAGCGGCGGGAGCCGTGGCCTGCGCTGATGGCGTTCGCGCGCACGGCGACAGCGGGCAAACCCACGGCGAAGTGGCTCAGGGATGCCGGAGCGCACGTGAAGGCGGTCGGGGCGGCGCCCTTCCGGGAGGTGTTGACGGACGCGTTGCCGCTGCTGTCCAGGCCCCGGACGTTCCGCCTGAATCCCGGACAGTACGGTGGTGATCCGAACCTGCTGCTGGACGAGTTCAACGCGCTGTCCCTGAAGGGGCTGCTGTGGATGGTGCCGCTGGCGGCGGATGACGCGTTGACGCGGGCGGTGGCGGGTGTGGCAGAGGCGGCGCTGCGGAAGGTGCCGGGCGTGGGGCCGCGCGCGCCGAAGATCGCGAACGCGGCGGTGTACGCGCTGTCGCGCACGGAGTCTGGGGCGGCGCTGTCGGCGCTGGCGCGACTGAACACGACCGTGACGTTCAAGGGCACGCTGAAGGAGGTGCGCAAGGCGCTGGATGTGGTGGCGGCGCGCCTGAACGTGACGCCGGACGAACTGCTGGAACTGGGCACGCCCACCCTGGGTCTGGGCGTGGTCGGCGAGCGGGTGGAGGTACTGGGGGACGTGCAGGTGCGGCTGAGCGTGGACGCGCGGGGCGCGCATCTGGAGTTCTCCCGCGCTGGTAAGCCGCTGAAAAGCGTGCCGGCGGCCGTGAAGAAGGACTTCGCGGAGGACCTGAAGGAGTTGAAGGCCGCGCAGAAGGAGGCCGAGCAGGTCACGGCGGCCCTGGCGCAGCGGCTGGACGCGCTGATGATCGAACCCCGCACCTGGGTGGGCGCAGCGTGGCTGGAACGGTATCTGAATCACCCGCTGGCCGGGACGGTGGCGCGCCGCCTGATCTGGCTGGTGGACGGCCTGCCCGCGCTGTGGGCTGAGGGTGACCTGCGGGACGTGCAGGGCGAGCCAGTGGCGGTGGCGCTGACCTCGGTCGTGGCGCTGTGGCACCCGATCGGGCGGAACGTGGATGAGGTGCTGGCGTGGCGCGCGCGGCTGGAGGCGCTGGACGTGCGGCAGCCGTTCAAGCAGGCGTGGCGTGAAGTGTACGTGCTGACGGACGCGGAGCGGCGTACGGGCACGTACTCGAACCGCTTCGCGGGGCACATTCTCAGGCAGCATCAGTTCCATGCGCTGGCGGCGCTGCGCGGGTGGCGCAACCGCCTGCGCCTGATGGTGGACGATTCCTACCCGCCCGCCATGCGTGACCTGCCCGCCTACGGCCTGCGCGCCGAGTACTGGATCGAGGGCGTCGGCGAGGACTACGGGACGGACAGCACGGAGTCCGGCGCGTACCTGCGCCTGACGACGGATCAGGTGCGCTTCTACCCGCTGGCCGCGCCAGAGAATCACGCGCACGCCGGGGGTGGCGGGTACAGCATGTGGGTGAATCAGGCGCAGCAGCCCCTGAATCCGCTGCCGCTGGCTGACATCCCGCCGCTGGTGCTGTCGGAGGTGCTGCGGGACGTGGACCTGTTCGTGGGCGTCGCGTCCGTCGGCAATGACCCGACGTGGCAGGACGGCGGTCCGGGCGGCCGCTTCCGGGAGTACTGGCAGTCGTACTCCTTCGGGGAACTGAACGAGACGGCCAGGACCCGCGCCGCGTACCTCGAACGCCTCATTCCGCGCCTGAAAATCCGGGACCGCCTCTCACTGGATGGCCGGTTCCTGCGGGTGCAGGGCGACCGGCGCGCGTACCGCATTCATCTGGGGTCTAGCAACATCCTGATGGAACCCAACGACCAGTACCTGTGCATCATCCCCGGCGGCAAGGGCAGTGGCCCGGACGTGGATTTCGACGGGGACCGGGTGCTGTCCCTGGTACTCAGCAAGGCGTTCCTGCTGGCCGACGATACCGCCATCACCGACCCCGTGATCCTGAACCAGCTGGCCCGCTGA
- a CDS encoding nucleotidyltransferase domain-containing protein yields the protein MSDPPEQLEFASPAGPGPGTEEVYWEARKFVRLALKANPNVLEVLFSPMPVQVTPVAQALLDIRGAFLSRLMYVTYGEYVRAQFRRLQADRERHGEVRPKHAMHLLRLLISGAHALRTGEVMVDVGPHREGLLAVKSGHLTWEAAGAWREELHRDFERAFAETDLPERPDHDAAQDWLIGARRAALDW from the coding sequence CTGAGCGACCCGCCCGAGCAGCTGGAGTTCGCCTCGCCGGCCGGGCCGGGGCCGGGCACCGAGGAGGTGTACTGGGAGGCCCGTAAGTTCGTGCGGCTGGCCCTGAAAGCCAACCCGAACGTGCTGGAGGTGCTGTTCTCGCCCATGCCCGTGCAGGTCACGCCGGTCGCGCAGGCGCTGCTGGACATCCGGGGCGCGTTCCTGAGTCGCCTGATGTACGTCACGTACGGCGAGTACGTCCGCGCGCAGTTCCGCCGCCTCCAGGCGGACCGCGAGCGGCACGGCGAGGTCCGACCCAAGCACGCCATGCACCTGCTGCGCCTGCTGATCAGCGGCGCGCACGCCCTGCGGACCGGCGAGGTCATGGTGGACGTCGGCCCGCACCGCGAAGGGCTGCTGGCCGTGAAAAGCGGGCACCTGACCTGGGAGGCTGCCGGGGCGTGGCGGGAGGAACTGCACCGCGACTTCGAGCGGGCCTTCGCGGAGACGGATCTGCCCGAACGTCCCGACCATGACGCCGCGCAGGACTGGCTGATCGGGGCGCGGCGCGCGGCGCTGGACTGGTAG
- a CDS encoding RNA ligase family protein — translation MRIKYPSTPHLPWSPGLQNDDRLILDLNGFLGREVVVTEKLDGENTSLYRDDLHARSLDTRPHPSRTWVKAERGRFGHEIPAGWRLCGENVYAVHSLRYDALDGYFYLFSVWDEHNVSRPWDEVRAWADRLGVPTPRELYRGVWNEAALRALPVDSQRMEGYVVRVTGEIPYAEFPCRVAKFVRAGHVQTDAHWLSRPVKANGLRQGNEDDAGR, via the coding sequence ATGCGAATCAAGTACCCGTCCACCCCCCACCTGCCCTGGTCGCCAGGATTGCAGAACGATGACCGCCTGATCCTTGACCTGAACGGCTTCCTGGGCCGCGAGGTCGTCGTGACCGAGAAACTCGACGGCGAGAACACCAGCCTGTACAGAGATGACCTGCACGCCCGCAGTCTCGATACGCGCCCGCACCCGTCGCGGACGTGGGTGAAGGCCGAACGCGGCCGCTTCGGGCATGAGATCCCGGCGGGCTGGCGGTTGTGCGGCGAGAACGTGTACGCCGTGCACAGCCTGCGCTACGACGCGCTGGACGGGTACTTCTACCTGTTCAGCGTGTGGGACGAACACAACGTGTCCCGCCCGTGGGACGAGGTGCGGGCCTGGGCAGACCGGCTGGGCGTGCCCACCCCGCGCGAACTGTACCGGGGCGTGTGGAACGAGGCGGCCCTGCGTGCCCTTCCGGTCGACTCCCAGCGCATGGAGGGCTACGTGGTGCGCGTGACGGGCGAGATACCGTACGCGGAGTTTCCGTGCCGCGTGGCGAAATTCGTGCGTGCCGGGCACGTGCAGACCGACGCCCACTGGCTCAGCAGGCCCGTGAAGGCGAACGGGTTACGACAGGGGAATGAGGACGATGCGGGCCGCTGA
- a CDS encoding AAA family ATPase, producing MRAADLPARLGAGERLPFPVIHAALRPFVPLLDRLGDTPQDAQWHAEGNVAVHSALVVAHAHALADEAGLTGEDRAALILAAALHDTGKALTTRAETDDSGAVRLRSPRHARRGRDHLSYRLLDSGLPPRLILTVLRLVAAHHSLHRALDGNLERGVPALARRVPLPLLVLLARADARGRVVLSGDARRGEDTADLLELAARELGVWETGDPYAAFRAEVRALLPGASPELHALALGRGLRDWEAGVIHTPHEAAARVQDAARRGFARLTVLCGPSGSGKSTLGRADSGAQVVSLDALRARLGRDHTDQTVNGQVMQAAREAIRAGLRRGAHVVWDATSLRRDQRSQVLALGEAYGALTRIHVAWTPPAVFTARNAARPEPVPPAVLAAQLNALEFPDATEAHKVTLFTPDGESCTL from the coding sequence ATGCGGGCCGCTGACCTGCCCGCCCGCCTGGGTGCGGGAGAGCGGCTGCCGTTCCCGGTGATTCACGCGGCGCTGCGTCCGTTCGTGCCGCTGCTGGACCGGCTGGGCGACACGCCGCAGGACGCGCAGTGGCACGCCGAGGGGAACGTGGCGGTCCACTCGGCGCTGGTGGTGGCGCACGCCCACGCGCTGGCCGACGAGGCTGGCCTGACCGGCGAGGACCGCGCCGCCCTGATCCTGGCGGCCGCGCTGCACGATACCGGCAAGGCCCTGACCACCCGCGCGGAGACCGACGACTCGGGCGCGGTGCGCCTGCGGTCGCCCCGGCATGCGCGGCGGGGGCGGGATCACCTGTCGTACCGCCTGCTGGACTCGGGCCTGCCGCCCCGCCTGATCCTGACGGTGCTGCGGCTGGTGGCCGCCCATCACAGCCTGCACCGCGCGCTGGACGGCAACCTGGAGCGGGGCGTGCCAGCCCTGGCGCGGCGCGTGCCGCTGCCCCTGCTGGTGCTGCTGGCACGGGCGGACGCGCGGGGCCGCGTGGTCCTGAGCGGCGACGCGCGACGGGGCGAGGACACCGCCGACCTGCTGGAACTCGCCGCCCGCGAACTGGGCGTGTGGGAGACCGGCGATCCGTACGCTGCGTTCCGCGCGGAGGTGCGTGCCCTGCTGCCCGGCGCGTCCCCGGAGTTGCACGCCCTGGCGCTGGGCCGGGGACTGCGGGACTGGGAGGCGGGCGTGATCCACACCCCGCATGAGGCGGCGGCGCGCGTGCAGGACGCCGCCCGGCGGGGCTTTGCGCGCCTGACGGTCCTGTGCGGCCCGAGCGGCAGTGGCAAGAGCACGCTGGGCCGCGCCGACTCCGGCGCGCAGGTGGTCAGCCTGGATGCCCTGCGCGCCCGCCTGGGCCGCGACCACACGGACCAGACGGTGAACGGGCAGGTCATGCAGGCCGCCCGCGAGGCCATCCGGGCAGGCCTGCGTCGCGGCGCGCACGTCGTGTGGGACGCCACCAGCCTGCGCCGGGATCAGCGTTCGCAGGTACTGGCCCTGGGCGAGGCGTACGGCGCACTGACCCGCATTCACGTGGCCTGGACGCCTCCGGCGGTGTTCACGGCCCGCAATGCCGCCCGCCCGGAACCGGTGCCGCCGGCCGTGCTGGCCGCGCAACTGAACGCCCTGGAATTCCCGGACGCGACCGAGGCCCACAAGGTCACACTGTTCACCCCGGACGGTGAATCATGCACCCTGTAA
- a CDS encoding nucleotidyltransferase domain-containing protein: MHPVKIAAVKMDPVTFPPQLPAAVQAHPFPLVFATVSGAHLYGFPSPDSDWDLRGGHVLPLREVLGLEDVPETYSLERDDGVVELDLVSHDVRKFARLLLTRNGYVLEQLLSPLVVHTTPLHAELIALAPGVLTRWHAHHYLGFTANQWQLLAREPVPRVKPLLYAFRTVLTGLHLMRAGVIEANLEVLNADARLPFLADLIALKRGGREAEPLPEPLDVYRAGHARLVQALETAKSTTHLPDAVPEDVRRAVSELVVRARLGSPV, from the coding sequence ATGCACCCTGTAAAAATCGCCGCTGTCAAGATGGACCCCGTGACCTTCCCGCCGCAGCTGCCTGCCGCCGTTCAGGCGCATCCCTTCCCGCTGGTGTTCGCGACGGTCAGTGGGGCGCACCTGTACGGGTTTCCCAGTCCCGACAGCGACTGGGACCTGCGGGGCGGGCACGTGCTGCCGCTGCGGGAGGTGCTGGGTCTGGAGGACGTGCCGGAGACGTACTCGCTGGAGCGCGACGACGGGGTGGTGGAGCTCGATCTGGTGTCGCATGACGTCCGGAAGTTCGCGCGGCTGCTGCTGACCCGTAACGGGTACGTGCTGGAGCAGCTGCTGTCGCCGCTGGTGGTGCACACGACGCCCCTGCACGCGGAACTGATCGCGCTGGCCCCCGGCGTGCTGACGCGCTGGCACGCGCACCACTACCTGGGGTTCACGGCGAACCAGTGGCAGCTGCTGGCCAGGGAACCCGTGCCGCGCGTGAAGCCGCTGCTGTACGCCTTCCGCACGGTCCTGACCGGGTTGCACCTGATGCGCGCGGGCGTGATCGAGGCGAACCTGGAGGTGCTGAACGCCGACGCGCGGCTGCCGTTCCTGGCCGACCTGATCGCCCTGAAACGCGGTGGGCGCGAGGCCGAGCCCCTCCCGGAACCGCTGGACGTGTACCGCGCCGGGCACGCGCGGCTGGTGCAGGCACTGGAGACCGCAAAATCCACGACTCACCTGCCGGACGCCGTGCCGGAGGACGTGCGCCGCGCCGTGAGTGAACTGGTGGTGCGGGCGCGGCTGGGCAGCCCTGTCTGA
- a CDS encoding metallophosphoesterase produces the protein MSAEPALTELTVPALSLVVLIGAHGAGKSTLAARHFAPEEVFAQADYPDVPSLLSAAGERLAAGRLAVLDGLFVRPVDRVPVTALARAHDVKPVPVVLDLPRAVLEARTAAPADVVAAQVAELRRTRRGLHAEGFRNEQVLFSDEQARTLPLRRTLLRGDRRDLTGPFDVIGDVHGCLPELRDLLRDLGYDLSGGGAWHPQGRTAVFVGDLVDRGPDSLGVLRLVMGMVAGGAALCVPGNHDEKLCRALAGKAVRPMHGLDVTLAQLEQAGPDVQAQVRTFIETLPSQLVLDGGALIVAHAGLPAHYHGRGGGRVRSFALYGDVNGQRDELGLPIRRDWAADYHGAALVVYGHTPHAAPRWKGNTVNVDTGCAFGGHLSALRYPERTTLSVPARAVYAPPPRPLPVPEGESGGWEVGSG, from the coding sequence GTGTCCGCCGAGCCCGCCCTGACCGAACTGACGGTTCCCGCCCTGTCCCTGGTTGTCCTGATCGGCGCGCACGGCGCGGGCAAAAGTACCCTCGCCGCGCGGCACTTCGCGCCGGAGGAGGTGTTCGCGCAGGCGGACTACCCGGACGTGCCGTCATTGCTCTCGGCGGCGGGGGAGAGGCTGGCGGCGGGACGGCTGGCGGTGCTGGACGGCCTGTTCGTGCGCCCGGTGGACCGCGTGCCCGTCACGGCGCTGGCCCGGGCGCACGACGTGAAGCCCGTGCCGGTGGTGCTGGACCTGCCGCGCGCCGTGCTGGAGGCCCGCACCGCCGCCCCGGCGGACGTGGTGGCGGCGCAGGTGGCCGAGTTGCGCCGCACCCGCCGGGGCCTGCACGCCGAGGGCTTCCGGAACGAGCAGGTGCTGTTCAGTGACGAGCAGGCGCGCACGTTGCCGCTGCGGCGCACGCTCTTGCGCGGGGACCGCCGCGACCTGACCGGCCCCTTCGACGTGATCGGTGACGTGCACGGCTGTCTGCCGGAACTGCGGGACCTGCTGCGTGACCTGGGCTACGACCTGAGTGGCGGCGGCGCGTGGCACCCGCAGGGGCGCACGGCGGTGTTCGTGGGGGATCTCGTGGACCGCGGGCCGGACAGCCTGGGCGTCCTGAGGCTCGTCATGGGCATGGTCGCGGGCGGCGCGGCGCTGTGCGTGCCCGGCAACCACGACGAGAAACTCTGCCGTGCGCTGGCCGGGAAGGCCGTGAGGCCCATGCACGGCCTGGACGTCACCCTGGCGCAACTGGAACAGGCGGGCCCGGACGTGCAGGCACAGGTGCGGACCTTCATCGAGACGCTGCCCTCGCAACTGGTGCTGGACGGCGGCGCTTTGATCGTCGCGCACGCCGGGCTGCCCGCCCACTACCACGGGCGTGGCGGCGGTCGCGTGCGCAGTTTCGCGCTGTACGGCGACGTGAACGGCCAGCGGGACGAACTGGGCCTCCCGATCCGCCGCGACTGGGCCGCCGATTACCACGGCGCGGCCCTGGTCGTGTACGGCCACACCCCGCACGCCGCGCCCCGCTGGAAGGGCAACACCGTGAACGTGGACACCGGCTGCGCGTTCGGCGGTCACCTGAGCGCCCTGCGCTACCCGGAACGCACCACCCTCAGCGTGCCCGCCCGCGCCGTGTACGCCCCCCCACCCCGCCCCCTGCCCGTGCCGGAAGGGGAGAGTGGGGGGTGGGAAGTGGGTAGCGGGTAG
- a CDS encoding magnesium transporter CorA family protein: protein MIRVKQLGSGEDQPWTGQGSGVWVDAQNLGPDDLASLRATFPLNPLAIEDALEQGHWSRAEVYPEHSFVTVRSFARPEQADEFTERLSIFTFPDAVLTISSGGTRALNAVWPLTGRDSVNTPQEVTYELLDHTADTFFTTADALEEQADDLEERVFQSRRQNPVPDVFELKHRIGQARRLATDAREATALLGRHAGGSPADLVRYRDVQDSFTRAAGRLDSLRDLLTSLLDLHLNLQSQRMNEVMRTLTAVSVVFLPLTFLAGVWGMNFEFMPELKSPYGYALAWASFLLIGGLLAAYFKRRGWW from the coding sequence ATGATCCGTGTCAAACAGCTGGGCAGCGGGGAGGACCAGCCCTGGACCGGGCAGGGCAGCGGCGTGTGGGTGGACGCGCAGAACCTCGGCCCGGACGACCTCGCCTCCCTGCGCGCCACCTTCCCCCTGAACCCCCTGGCCATCGAGGACGCCCTGGAACAGGGCCACTGGAGCCGCGCCGAGGTGTACCCCGAGCATTCCTTCGTCACCGTGCGGTCCTTCGCGCGGCCCGAACAGGCCGACGAGTTCACGGAACGCCTGAGCATCTTCACGTTCCCGGACGCCGTGCTGACCATCAGCAGCGGCGGCACGCGCGCCCTGAACGCCGTGTGGCCCCTCACCGGCCGGGACAGCGTGAACACCCCACAGGAGGTCACGTACGAACTGCTCGACCACACCGCCGACACCTTCTTCACCACCGCCGACGCGCTGGAAGAACAGGCGGACGACCTCGAGGAACGCGTGTTCCAGAGCCGGCGGCAGAACCCGGTCCCGGACGTGTTCGAACTCAAGCACCGCATCGGGCAGGCCCGGCGGCTCGCCACGGACGCCCGCGAGGCGACCGCCCTGCTGGGCCGCCACGCCGGCGGCAGTCCCGCCGACCTGGTGCGCTACCGCGACGTGCAGGACTCCTTCACCCGCGCCGCCGGCCGCCTCGACAGCCTGCGGGACCTGCTCACCAGCCTGCTGGACCTGCACCTGAACCTGCAGAGCCAGCGCATGAACGAGGTCATGCGCACCCTGACCGCCGTGAGCGTGGTGTTCCTCCCCCTGACCTTCCTGGCGGGCGTGTGGGGCATGAACTTCGAATTCATGCCGGAACTGAAAAGCCCCTACGGGTACGCGCTCGCCTGGGCGAGCTTCCTGCTGATCGGCGGCCTGCTCGCCGCGTACTTCAAACGGCGCGGCTGGTGGTAA
- the crcB gene encoding fluoride efflux transporter CrcB yields the protein MRAAGMGAWVWVMAGGALGAAARYGAGLALGPLLNRGGLPVTVLLINVLGSFLLGLTLTLVGRGVWPDAARLAFGTGVLGAFTTFSTFSVDLDTLLGRGQGAAALAYALLSVTLGLLAAVAGRVLGGRL from the coding sequence ATGAGGGCTGCGGGCATGGGTGCGTGGGTGTGGGTGATGGCCGGTGGAGCGCTGGGCGCGGCCGCGCGGTACGGCGCCGGGCTGGCGCTGGGGCCGCTGCTGAACCGGGGCGGACTGCCCGTGACGGTGCTGCTGATCAACGTGCTCGGCTCGTTCCTGCTGGGCCTGACCCTGACCCTGGTGGGGCGGGGCGTCTGGCCGGACGCGGCGCGACTGGCGTTCGGGACCGGAGTGCTGGGTGCCTTCACGACCTTCAGCACCTTCAGCGTGGACCTCGACACCCTGCTGGGACGCGGGCAGGGTGCGGCGGCGCTGGCCTACGCGCTGCTCAGCGTGACGCTGGGCCTGCTGGCCGCCGTCGCGGGGCGCGTGCTGGGGGGTCGCCTGTGA